The sequence AAAATACTTCACTTTTTACCGAGAAATACTCAAAGCAGATTTTGACAAATATGATATAGTTCAAATAAGCTATCCCTCACATACTTACTTCCCTATCTTATTTAAAAGATTTCACAAAACAAAATTTATCGTACGTCTACACGGGCATGACCTCATTCCTATCAGCTTATTCCAAAAAATCGTTTTATTGTTTACTAAAATGTCTATTTCAAAAGCTGACATGGTGGTCTTGCCAAGTAACTATTTTTACACTGAACTCTTGAAAATTGGAATTCCGAAAGATTATTACATATACCCTAGTGGCGGATTAGATACTCAAAGATTTTACCCAAAAAACAATACCAAGAACAAAACATTTACCATTGGTTATGTCGGTCGTATAAGTTCAGGAAAGGGAATTGATGTGCTCTTAACAGCCGTGACAAAACTTGATTTTGATTTTGAGCTTATTATAGTGGGTTCTGGAGAGCTGGAAAAGGAGATGAAAGCACTGGCCAGCCGGTTGCCAAAAGAGAAAAAAATCTCCTTTGTTGGTAAGATACCTAATGACAAACTCGTAGATTTCTATAATGTTTTTGATATTTTTATTTTTCCAACAATGATGAATGAAAGTTTTGGAAATGTGGCCATTGAAGCAATGGGGTGTAAACTACCTATAATCGGTTCTAATATCGGTGGATTGACCGATTATATATTTGATGGAATCAATGGTTATCTTTTTGAACCTGGAAATTCAGATGAACTTGCAGACAATATTACTAAGTTTTACAAACTATCATCTACAGAGAAAGACACTATGGCTGAAGAAGCATATAAAGTTGCAATGGGTTATGAAAAAAGTTCTGTAACTCAAGGCTTTATTGCTAAGTTGAAAGGTCTTTTATGAAAACAATATGTCAAAAGCTTTTTTTGATCGTCTATTATCTTATCTTATGGAATTTGCCTAGTAGTAAATTTTGTAAGTTTTGTACAAAATTACGACTTTTTTATATAGAAAAGATATTGAAGATAAAATCCAGTAATCATGAATATACACATATAGAAATGTTTGAAAGTCATATCTATATTTCAGATGCATCCAATATTAAAATTGGCTTTGGATGTCAAATTAATGAAAATGTGTTTATACAGGGCGGTGAAATAGGAAATTATGTGATGATTGCTCCTAATGTAGCAATTCTTAATAGTAAACACAACATAGAGAGGATTGATCTCCCCATGGTCATGCAAGAAGATGATTGGGGGATAAATCCTATCATAGAAGATGATGTTTGGATTGGTAGAAATGCTATTATCATGCCAGGTATTACTATTGGGAAGGGGTCTATTATTGCTGCCGGTGCAGTGGTAACCACCAATGTAGAAGAGTATACCATTGTAGGTGGAGTACCTGCTAAGTTTATCAAAACCAGAAAACCTGATGGGGCGTAAGAAGTTGAAGATAGAATTTTTGGAATATAAAATTGACAACCTGTCGATGAATGAGACATTGGATTATATTGAAAATGCTATAGATAATAACCAACATATTATTAGGGAAGATCTAAATGCCGCAAAAGTAGTTTGGATGAAAAAGGATCGTGATTATGCAAAATTAATTATAGATGCTAATCTCATCAATGCAGATGGCCAATCCGTTGTAACAGCTTCAAAATGGCTAGGTAATCCCATCAAAGAAAGAGTTTCCGGCATTGACCTTATGGAGAACCTCATAAGATTAGCATACAAAAAAGGTTATACAATTTTTTTCTTTGGTGCCAGGGAAGAAATTGTACAAACTGTGGTTGAAAAATATAGTAATGAATACTCATCTTCTATCATTGCAGGTTATAGGAATGGTTATTTTACAACAGAGGATGAAGCAATCATTGCCGAAGAGATAAGACAAAGTGGTGCAAATATTGTCTTCATCGGTATCAGTTCACCTCTAAAAGAACAGTTTGTTCATAACTATAAAAATAAAATGAATGTTAACTTACTTATGGGCGTAGGAGGTAGTTTTGATGTGATTGCCGGTAAGGTAAAACGGGCTCCACTATGGATGCAAAGATCCGGATTAGAATGGTTCTATAGATTTTTACAAGAACCTAGACGGATGTGGAAAAGATATCTTTATACAAACAGCATGTTTATATGGTTGGTTTTTAAAGAGAAGTTACTCAAAAAGTAATTATAGACTACAGTGTATTTGCTATAATATTAAAAAAATAAAAAGAGTGTGTATATGAAAGAACTTTTTGCTAAATTAATATTTGTTTGCATAGATATTCTTATCATATTTATCTCTCTTATCTTAGCATATCTACTACGAAACCTTTTTGCAGACATTTTTGGTGGTGTAGACAGCTATCCTTTAACCAATTATACTGGTTTTTACACTCTTTACATCGTTACTATGACTCTACTTGCTTATGAAGGAATATATAACCATCGTTATGATTTTTGGCATGAAAGTAGAGTCATATTAAAAGCTTTACTATTTTCTTTTCTGATCATATCTTCATATCTTGCCATGACAAAAAGTGTTCAAGAGTATTCAAGAGCGGTGATCATCTTCTCCTTTCTTTTTATGACTCTACTTTTACCTCTTTTTAAAAACATATGTAAAAAGTTACTTTTCAAACTTGGATTGTGGCGAAGGAAGGCAAAGATTTATAGTAATGACTCATTCTTAAAAAATGAGATATTCGAGAACCATTACCTTGGATATATTGATGCAAAAGAAGATAAACCTAAAACGGTATTTATTAACTCAAATAATACCGATGTAGACAAACTCAAACATATAATACAACAAGAGATGGAACAAAGTCATGAAGTAATCTTCATCCCGCTAGTAGATGAATATGATTTAACACGTTCTCATATTTACGGATTATCTAATACCCGTACAAATCTCATCGTATTTCAAAATCGTTTAAAGTCTCGATACAGACTATGGGCAAAGAAGGTTTCTGATTTAAGTATGTCCATTATAATTTTCCCTTTACTTGTTCCTATCATGCTCTATATTGCTTATAAGATACGAAAGGAAGAGCCTGGTAGTTCGATTCTTTTCAAGCAAGATAGATTAGGACAAAATGGCAAGGTATTTACCTGTTACAAATTTAGAACCATGTATGAAGAGAGTGATGAAAAACTAAGGTCATACTTGGAAGAACACCCTGAAGAAGTTGATTTTTATAATATTTATCACAAATATCAAAATGATCCCCGTATCACAAAGATAGGAGATACGTTACGAAGAACCTCTTTAGATGAACTCCCACAGATCTTCAATGTTTTCAAAAATGAGATGAGCTTTATAGGGCCACGTCCTTATATGCTGAATGAAAAGGATAAAATAGGCCAAGACATCAACACTGTACTCACTGTCAAACCGGGGATTACAGGTCTTTGGCAAGTGAGTGGACGCAGTGATGTTGATTTCCACTCTCGTGTGGAACTCGATGTTTG is a genomic window of Sulfurovum sp. XGS-02 containing:
- a CDS encoding glycosyltransferase family 4 protein — encoded protein: MKQIKFLLISNMYPKNDNDFFGVFIKNIEDGLQSNGIDVDRIVIAGQGKSVREKIKKYFTFYREILKADFDKYDIVQISYPSHTYFPILFKRFHKTKFIVRLHGHDLIPISLFQKIVLLFTKMSISKADMVVLPSNYFYTELLKIGIPKDYYIYPSGGLDTQRFYPKNNTKNKTFTIGYVGRISSGKGIDVLLTAVTKLDFDFELIIVGSGELEKEMKALASRLPKEKKISFVGKIPNDKLVDFYNVFDIFIFPTMMNESFGNVAIEAMGCKLPIIGSNIGGLTDYIFDGINGYLFEPGNSDELADNITKFYKLSSTEKDTMAEEAYKVAMGYEKSSVTQGFIAKLKGLL
- a CDS encoding WecB/TagA/CpsF family glycosyltransferase; the encoded protein is MNETLDYIENAIDNNQHIIREDLNAAKVVWMKKDRDYAKLIIDANLINADGQSVVTASKWLGNPIKERVSGIDLMENLIRLAYKKGYTIFFFGAREEIVQTVVEKYSNEYSSSIIAGYRNGYFTTEDEAIIAEEIRQSGANIVFIGISSPLKEQFVHNYKNKMNVNLLMGVGGSFDVIAGKVKRAPLWMQRSGLEWFYRFLQEPRRMWKRYLYTNSMFIWLVFKEKLLKK
- a CDS encoding sugar transferase, with amino-acid sequence MKELFAKLIFVCIDILIIFISLILAYLLRNLFADIFGGVDSYPLTNYTGFYTLYIVTMTLLAYEGIYNHRYDFWHESRVILKALLFSFLIISSYLAMTKSVQEYSRAVIIFSFLFMTLLLPLFKNICKKLLFKLGLWRRKAKIYSNDSFLKNEIFENHYLGYIDAKEDKPKTVFINSNNTDVDKLKHIIQQEMEQSHEVIFIPLVDEYDLTRSHIYGLSNTRTNLIVFQNRLKSRYRLWAKKVSDLSMSIIIFPLLVPIMLYIAYKIRKEEPGSSILFKQDRLGQNGKVFTCYKFRTMYEESDEKLRSYLEEHPEEVDFYNIYHKYQNDPRITKIGDTLRRTSLDELPQIFNVFKNEMSFIGPRPYMLNEKDKIGQDINTVLTVKPGITGLWQVSGRSDVDFHSRVELDVWYIRNWNLWMDLVILLKTVKTVLLKDGAQ